A region of the Aphelocoma coerulescens isolate FSJ_1873_10779 chromosome 7, UR_Acoe_1.0, whole genome shotgun sequence genome:
GTCGCTCGCTTGGTACGGGTCCGCTGCACCTTCTGCTGGAACTGGCGCTGCAGCCGCGGCTCCAGCGCCAGAAGCGGCGCCGCCCTCACGGCCGTAGCGGACGCGGGCGCCTCCGCCGCCAAGGCCGCCTCTGCCGCCATGCTGCCTCCGCGCGGCCGCCGGAAGTGCGTCACTGCCCCCGCGCCGGCGCCGCGCGGCCAGACGCCGTCTCCCAGCAACGGGGCGGAGGGGCCCTCGCGCAGCCCCACGAAGCCCGGCCTCCTCGCACGGGAGGGCGGCCTGAAACACAGACGCCGCCGGGGCGACAAACTCCCGCCCTGGGGGCGACCAACTGCCCCCCCGGGGCCATCAGccctctctgggcaccctccGAAGCCGCCCCTTCGCCCATTCCTGGCTGCTCCGGCCGCTCAGGCGGTGCTCGGGGCAGCCCGGCGCGGCGCGGTCAGGCGGTGCGTGGGGCAGCCGCGCGCCAGCGGCACTGAAGGCCCGGTGGGCGGGAAGCGGCGGCATCATGTCGGTGAGCGAGATGTTCGCGGCGCTGCAGGGAGCGCTCGGCCAGGACCAGGACATCCGAGAGGTGCCAGGGCGGGCGGGACGGGCGCGGGAGGGGACGGGGCTGTGCCTCGGCTGACGGCGCGCTGTGCCCGCAGGAGATCCGGAAGGTGGTGCAGGCGCTGGAGCAGACGGCGCGGGAGATCCTGACGCTGCTGCAGGGCGTGCACCAGGGGCCCGGCTTCCAGCACAGTGagtcccgcgccgccgcccccgggcaGCGGGGAACAGCCGGGGGGCGGGAGTGCCCCTCGGAGCATGTAGGTCCCCTGTACTGGGACCTCTTTTCCAGCTTCCAGTCTCTCCCGAGAAGTCCAGCGTGGGCTTCCCGGAGGCTGCTGGGAAGAGGAGGGCGCAGCTGGGAGGTTTCAAGCCACACAAGTAGTAAAGCTGTTGTTCAGCCTTAGGGAACACCGTTCTatccctttctcccctccctAGCCTGGTGCTTTTCTGTCTCGGTGCAGAGCAGTGTGTTCTTTTCCAGGTGTGCACGTCCTGGGCTGCTGATTTGGCTCTTAGGTCTCCCTGTAAGTGGCTTGCACATAGACTGTTTTATCATTACTTGTCGGGCCTTGGTATCAATGTCCCTGTCCCATCTCttcaccccacaccccaaaaagCTGTGGTCCTGAGCACTCGGGGGTATTCAggatggactgggattggggggagggggggaaacaCACATGAATCTGGTTTGtgccaaacagattctgtgtgCATGTATAAAATCTGCTTAACGCAGCAAAATGTGAAAGGAATTTGCAAAGGCCGAAAAAGCAGGACATGCCCTTGATGTCTGAGTGACAGCAGGAATTGTTCTGCATCTTTGGAGGTTTGGGTTGTCACCAGCCTGGTTCCAGGCTTTTGAATGTTGGACAGAGTGTTTCTGGGCCAGCCCATTTCCTCCAGaccaggagagcagctctgcaggcccAGGTGTCAAATGTGCTCTTTCTGCTCCCTCATTTCTCAGCCTACTGATAAAACTACTGGAATAAACTTAAACATGTCATTTAAGAGCTGGGTTTTTCCAGTTAATATATTGTGAGAAGAAGCAACCATTCTGACTTTGCTGGAAACTCTTGAAAGGAATCTGTCAGCAGGCCACCCTGTGAAGGGGAACAGAACAAGCCTCCCCAGGTGCTGTTTTGCTCACGTGAAGAGCTGACTGGTTGTTTTCAGCCTGAAGAGGTTCCCCAGCacagtggggctggagctggaggccTGGGGTCCCTCTGGCCTCGGAGAGGGTCTGTGTTTAGCCATGAGCAACAGTGCAGGCAAGTGCAAGTTCCATCTGCTTGGGaaacctggcagtgctggagatgaGAGCTGCTGAGTGGTTATTTACACAAGCAGACACTCAGTTTTCTAACCTGGGAAAATGCCTGGTCATGGTGTGGGTAAAACTTCAGAGTCGTTTTCAAGCATTTGAGAGTAGAGGCCCATGTTCAACTCGGTGTATTTTCACTTGATTTTTAATTCCTGTAACTTGAGGTGTCTGAGAAGAGATTGGGAAtagttaaaggaaaaaaacaaagaaccaAACCAGctaaaaatgcaaaacaaaccaaccaaccaaaaaaaaatccccaagcaaAACCCCCAAAGCCTCATCTTATAATTATTGCAAAAATAATGAGTTCATGCTTAATAGGTCAGGAGTTAATTTGTGATAACTGACCTGTGAATTTGTCATCAAGTTATATTTACAAGCATAGTAAAGAAGGTTAAGAAATGTTTAGATTAATAAAGGTTTAAAGCAGAATAATGTAGTGCAAATAAACAGAAGCGTTGTTGGGGGATAAATAGCACCTGTCAGTTGTCACATATTCACACAACACTTTTATTTGATAATGGTTTTAATTCTGCAGTGTTAGTACCTTAAATGGATGTTTGGCTTCCTACAGCATCTCATTGTTTGATGCAGTACAACATTTTTACTAAGAAACTAGAATGATTCTTCCTTAGTAGAGTAAAAGGGGATAAACAATGATTCCTGGAACTATGAAAGAAGATTTTTCTTATTGCAACAGAGTTCTGGCTGTACTTTGTGACATAAAGATTTCTTTGGCCTTATACTTATTTATTCCAAGATGTAAGGAAAATTATTAACACTATTAATAAACTATATTGAACTAGAAAAATCTTAAATGAGAATAAACCATATAAACTAATAATTAAAAGGTAAAAATACTGTTAATTACTTGAAGTTCACAGGTGACAGAGTAACAGCTGTAGCTGTGTTGCCCTGAATTGCAGCTAGAGCTGTTTTCCCAGTTGTTCCCCACCCCTTGTGCCACTGTAAGTGGGAGATGATTTACTTCTTCCTGCAGCCTCCTGGTTGATCCTTTGTTTATTCCTGCTTCCTCAATTGAGGGAGTGATGAAAACTCAAGGAGACAACAGAGAGCCAGTGGGAACAGGGAAAGGGTTTGCTCTGGGCTGAGCAATCTGTCCTACCAAAGAGAAGGGTAAGGGGTGTGGGCTGAGCTCTGTTAGCAGAACCACGGGATAATTGGAAGTTTAATGGAGGACAGCTTCTCGTACCAGGTAGTGCCTTTGAAAATGTCATCTTGCACAGGCTTCCTTGGCTCCTTGTCCCAAATGGAGCTGGAGAACTGCTGAGAATGCTGGGCAGGGCAGCGTGTGCTGCATCCTGCTGCTGTTGATACCAGTCAGGGTGACAGGCAGGGCCTCCGGAGCCTGAGAGCCAACTCAGTGTCTGCTCTCACAACAGCAGAACATCAGAGGTGATACCTGAGGATGTGTGAGGACAGTTTGAATTTGGGGGTTGTGTGTGTCACTGGGCATTTTCTGAGCCTTTACAGTAAGGATTGTTTATTTTTGTCACAGGTTCCTTTGGCAGAAGCCAAATGTGAACGTGTTCCTTactctgtccccacagccacGTGATAGCTCACACGACTGAGGCAACCCTGTAGCTCTCAGTGAGCCTCACACAGCTCTTTCATCCTGACTGCCACATGGAGCACATCCATATTCTGCCTCCTGAAGCTCTTATTTTTTTACATGTCATTCTcccttcctttgcttttttaaacagaaattatgTTTTGTTAAGTGAAAGAAGTTTTATAATCACACTTAAGTGTCTTATTTGGTAAAAACCATCACAGCTTTTAGATCTAGGTTCTGTGAATAATCTTGGCTTCTGTACATGAAGATGCAGGAGGGCCTATCAGGTTGATCTTTGGCCTTTTTTTGCTCATGACCAGGATCTGTGAAAGGGCTGCAGTGAAGCTGTGGTTTGAGCCCTTTGGTCGGTCGCTGGCACTGCAGGTGCAGCGGGGCTGTAACTCTGTCGGCAAACGGGAGGTGGCAGTGGCTACTACAGGAACAAGAGATCgttcctctgcagagctgtaACTCTGGGCAGGCTGAAACCCAGGCTCTTCAAATACATCGTAAAAAGCAGGAAATGCAGTTTCCTGAAGGGATGTTGCACCTCATGTAAGCAAACTCAGACGGATTAGAAAAAAACAGGATAAGATTTTAATGTGGAGAAAGAAAAGTTGCTTTTCCTTTGACTATGAGAGTTGTCTGGCAGCAGTGcttggggtgtgtgtgtgtttccttTTGGGCCAGCTGCTGTGTGCAGCACTGTTCCATTGCTTGGGATCTCGCTGTTACTGGGACATCTTGGCTCAAGTTCAAAACAAATGCCCAGAGCAGGTCAGACAGCCTGGAATTCTGGAGTCTTTCTGCTTTACCTCTGTGGCTCATGGTGTGACCAGTAGTACTTCTCAGATTGATTCCAAGTGTCAGTAACCTATCTTGGACAAGAAAGAAGCATAAATCGTGTTGTCTGCACTGGAAAACTCTTTACAAACCCCTGTTGCCTGTCAAATTTCCATTTCCTGAATGTATTCATTCCCTGAATGCTgtgctgtttctttttcagtcCCAAAGAAGTGTCAGAAGGCTCGTGAGCACTTCGGTACAGTGAGGACACAGATGGAGTCTCTGAAGACCAAGTTTCCTGCTGATCAGTATTACAGGTGTGCAGGATCACACACAGCCAGACACAGATATCTATGGGAATTGCTTGGGCATCATCATTCCTTTGGGATAACAATGTAAAGGCTTATGGGCTGAatgcttctttctctttgaaaaGTACATTGTGGTAGACAAGTGTGAGGTTTTTATCAGCGTAGataaaaaatgcttttgctcAAATGCTATACCTTTTCACTAAAAATACTCAATATTGAACTATTTTTCTagaaattttcttaaaaaataaaaagggaagctTAAGAAGTTGGTGttctgctggagctgccctTGTATCTGGGAGCAGGGGATTTGCTGCTCCATTAATTTCAGTTAAGTGCTTCGGTTTGGGGCGTTTCTGCAAGCAGAGCTCTCAATCTGTCATGAAATGGCTGTTTGGTTCTGCAGACACTAAATGAAGTTGTCACCTTTGcgttctgctgctgccagaaggGGACAGTGCCCGGCGAGAACATTTCAAAGAATAAGAATCTTGTCAGCTCAGATCTGCTGAGGGAGGGTGGGAGGGAAAGCCCTGGCTGTCTGTGGGCAACACAACCTGGAAAACTGTGGGAGCTGAGGAGGCGTGTGAGAGGGGTGAGCAGATGTCAGCATCCGGCATGGTAACCTGGGTGTGGAGTTCTGCAGTACAAGGAGATGCCTTTTGGCTGGTGGCATTTTGATAAgccaaaaatactgcaaaatgcactgcagaaaggcagaaaacacacaCATAACGTGTGCTTGTTGTCTAACGTTCCAGTAATAAACATTAATTATTTATACCCTGATCTGGTGTTTCTTCTGCAGGTTTCATGAGCACTGGAGGTTTGTGCTGCAGCGGCTGGTGTTCCTGGCAGCATTCGTAGTCTACCTGGAGTCAGAAACATTGGTGACCCGAGAAGCTGTTGCAGAAATACTTGGGAGTAAGTTAATGTTGTAACTGAAGAGAAAAAGCTTGTGACCTTAGACATTGTAGCTTTCAGAGGTACAGGGAAATGGCAGAACTTCATTTCTTCCCGGGAAATTGGTTCCAGAGTTTATCTGGTATTTGATTTCATTATATAAACAACGAATTCTCAGAAGACGGAAATTGGCAAACCTAATGTTAACAAAAGTATTTATTTGTTAATAAGTTCTTCATCAGTGAAGGTCATTAATTCAAAGTGTGTAAATGCACCAAAAGAATAACACAAAGATGAGGGCTTGTTTCTCTGAATTCTTGCTTTTGGTATTTAAAAAGTGCATAAAACAGATTAAATTCTTTGTCATAAAAGAATTGTATCTTCACAGAGcaaaagatttgaaaaaaagtaaggaaaatACGTCTTGTATATAGATGTAAATCGAGTTACCCTGTTGGATGTACAGTTGAGGATGTACAAGATGCTGAATCGAGAACTGAGGAGAGGCTGTAATTACATCACATACAGGAAAAGGCTgacttttattttataatattatTTCATAAATTTGATATTTCAAATTAGCTCCAGTAAACAAATGCAATTTAAGGTGGCTGGGTTTGCTTGTGCTCAGCACCACGTCATCACTGCTCTGTTTTTGTCTCAGTTGAAGCTGATCGAGAACGGGGCTTTCACCTGGACATTGAAGATTATCTTTCTGGCATATTAACTCTGGCCAGTGAACTGGTAAGAAAGATACTCGTATTTGGTTTGAAACTGACCTTAAAAACAAAAGTAATGTGTTTTTTAGCTTTCCTGGGTTGTTTGTGGAAGTTATGATACACACCACCTTGATCTGAACTTGTAGCAAGATGCTTCTCTGCATATTCCTCAGCGATACTTTTAAGATTTGAACTAGTCATTTGATTGAAAATGCAGAACTATGGTCAGCAAAAAGGTAGATCTAAGTACAGATAATCTGAGTGCCTGGAACACAAGTGGTTCATTTGGTACAGTAACTGATGGGGACAGTGATGTGACGTGGGGGGGTGCTGTGCTGACGTCTCCGGTGTTTCCACTCACAGGCCAGGCTGGCAGTGAACAGTGTCACAGCTGGGGACTATTCCCGCCCTCTCCGCATCTCAGCCTTTATCAACGAGCTGGATTCTGGCTTCCGCCTCCTCAACCTGAAGAATGACTCCCTGAGGAAACGCTACGATGGCCTGAAATACGATGTCAAGAAAATTGAGGAAGTGGTTTATGACTTGTCGATCAGAGGACTCAATAAGGAGGCAACAGTTGGTGGAGGCGGAGAGAAGTGAAGGATGCTCGTTTGAACAGCATCATCAATTACCTCAGATGGTTGCCAATTTAGGAAGTACCTAGAGAAGCCTTCCTACAGTAGTTTAGAAGAACTGCAGCTCAAAGCTGCTCTCTATTTTCTTACAAAAGGTGTAGTACAGGCATTAGATGTTTTGTAAAATCATGTCTAGGTTAGGACAGGAGACTCTGTTTCCAGTGGAATTCCTCTGTCAAACACAGGCACCGTTCTCTGCACGGCAACAATAGTAGTCAGTAACTCCCATGAGCTGAGATTCCCATTAGTTCTGTAGTGTTCTTCCCTGCTCTGGCTGGGAAGTGCTGTGGCTGTCTCTGTTCACATGCCCTCAGAGATGTGTGCACAGCACACAGCTCAGTGCAGACACGTGGAATCTTTTAAGAAATACAGTGTGTAAAGACCAGATTTTTTTaagacactgattttttttttttgcctttttgtttcttaaattttcaCTTATGTAAGTTGAAAAAATTTGCATAACTGTTTATGAACCAGATCTCTTTTTTAATGGTTTCTGTTAATGTATCTCCTTTATTTGAGGAATTAGTGAAAATACTCCTGAGAACTCTTCCATTGGAACTGGTGTCTTGCACCCTGCCATATCTCCCGtcccctctccctcttttttttattttctttccacaaAGATTTCAGTTACCAGGGAGAGCAGGGTTTTCTTAGACACCTGCTTTCTCTGGTGTTTGTTTTACTGGCATTTACTGGCATGAGTAAATGCAGAGTTTTAAATGATGATTTGCCTTGAGAACTCAGTGTAAccaatttttatgtttttttagcTTCCAAgttttctgaaaagagaagTGTAAACTGATAAACTGCAGTGGTGTCTGAGTTGTAACAAGCTGTACAGGCCACAACTGTACCTGTTATCctgggattaaaaaaaaccaaacataaaaCTATAGTTTGTGTAGTAAAATGCTTGTATCTCAAGAAACATGGAACTTACTACTTCCAGTAATTGTATGTAAGATGTTTGCAAACACCAACAGCCTCTTTCATGTGTTCAAATGGACAGACTCATGCCTCCCCATGTGCTTGTTCTCTTGTCCTAAATGACTGAGTTTTGCCATTCTCCTACTTCTGGTAGTGCAGGAGGGTTAAGGAGAACAGCTAACTTCTTTAAGAG
Encoded here:
- the TSN gene encoding translin is translated as MSVSEMFAALQGALGQDQDIREEIRKVVQALEQTAREILTLLQGVHQGPGFQHIPKKCQKAREHFGTVRTQMESLKTKFPADQYYRFHEHWRFVLQRLVFLAAFVVYLESETLVTREAVAEILGIEADRERGFHLDIEDYLSGILTLASELARLAVNSVTAGDYSRPLRISAFINELDSGFRLLNLKNDSLRKRYDGLKYDVKKIEEVVYDLSIRGLNKEATVGGGGEK